The candidate division WOR-3 bacterium nucleotide sequence AGATCTTGCTGGGCACGCTGGCTTTGCTCTTCATGTATTGGAGCAATATTAATGAGTCAAGGAAATCTGAATTATCCAAATCAATATTTATGCGAATTTAACAGAGCTATCATAGAAGAGGTTATACTTAACCTCGCCAAATTAAGGTTAGATGAATTTAGATGGAATACATTAATTGCGAATTTAGAACGACTAAAGAAAACTCATAAGTTATGAAGAAAAGATACCCATTGTCAATTTAAGAACATCGTCAGATGAGATGCTTGACTTAGTGATTACGCTTCGATATAATATAATTATGAAAATTAATGATCTCGTTGCTCATAGGCTTACAGTAGAATTCCGCTATCGTTATCCAAGTTTAAAATTTGACGAGAGCAATTATATGCTTCAAATGCGAGATTTTTGTCGAATCGTAAAATGAATTTGCTTTGCTCAGAGAAAAATCTGAAAAAAGTTATAATTTTTTATATTCTTTTGCATTGCATTGTGTTATTTATAGAAGATAGAATACGATATGTTCCAGAAGTTGTTTCACATTGGGAAGAGCGTGAGAGTGGTGAGTTATTTGTTAACTTTATTAAGAGTCTATGGCGGACGGGTTTGTCAGTAACTGTATCCCTAACAATATTCTGGATGTGGTTTTTTGCCAAATGGGGATATTTTATATCTCTTTTTGAAATGATAGGAGTTTTTAAGAAAGAAAAGATTATATTAATTTCCTTATTAAATTCGCTTGTTCCAGTTTATACTTTGATTTTTTTGAAATTTATCTTTATTATCTTTTTCAACAAGAACTTTGTATCTAATGGGCTTTTACTATTAAATCCAGGAAATCCCTTACTTAAGTTTCTTTTAAGTTCAATCGAAATTTTCAAGATATTTGAATATATGCTATTATACATAATCCTTAGACAAAAAATAAAAATAAATTCTTTTTACTTGATTCTTTCATTCATACCACCATTCTTTGGGGAAAATCTGATTAGTTTTACTTTAGCAAAAGGTGGATAGATGCTGGAGATAAGAAATTTGTGGAAATATTATAAAAAGAATAAGTGGATATTAAAAGGATTAAATTTTGACATCCATAAAGGCGAGATTGTGGCATTTTTAGGACATAATGGTGCTGGGAAAACGACAACGATGAAATGTATAATGAATTTGGTTTTTCCCCAGAAGGGTTCAGTTAAAATATTTGGGATAGAAAATAAAAATCCGGATTTTAAAAAATATATTGGCTACCTACCCGAAAACGCATTTTTACCGCCCTACTATAAAGTAAAAGAAGTAATAAAAATTGCTTGTACTCTACGAGGAATAAAATGGAGCAATTTAGAAGGAGAAATATCAAAATTAATAGAATACTTTGAACTAATTGATTACAACGATAAATATATAGGGAGTCTTTCAAAAGGAACATTACAGAAGGTATCTCTGATTGTTTCCATAATTTCTTCAAGCCACCTATATTTGTGGGATGAACCAACACAAAATCTTGATCCTATAATCAGAAAAAAACTCAGCGACTTCATACAAGAATCAGCAAAAAACGGAAAATCATTTCTTATTTCTTCCCATATCCTGACGGAAGTTGAGAAGATAGCCACAAGGGTAATGATAATAAAACAAGGAGAGTTGATAATAAATGAAAGAATTGATAATATATTAAAGACTGGCAAAACCCTTGAAGAGATTTATTTGGAGGTCCATAATTGAAGCGGGTCGTAATTAAAGACACAATTATGGAACTATGGCGCGGGAATATTTCTTACGTCATTCTAACCATTATGGCAATCGGATTAATTCAGTCAATTTCTGCAACATATGCATTTAAGGAAATACAATGGGTTAAATCAATAGAAATAATAAATGTGAAGAAGTACGCTTACATGGGCAGTCTTTTTTTATTCTCTTTTATATGGAAAGGGATAGTAATTTCTGTATTAGGTTCCTTCGCTTTTTCAAAATATTCTTTTTCGGATAAACTATCTTTTTTGTATTTACCTCTTAAACGAAGTACCTACTTAGCCCTAAGGGCATTAGGATTTGTATTATTCATTTCAATTTTCTTTATTGTCTGGAATATTA carries:
- a CDS encoding ABC transporter ATP-binding protein, producing MWKYYKKNKWILKGLNFDIHKGEIVAFLGHNGAGKTTTMKCIMNLVFPQKGSVKIFGIENKNPDFKKYIGYLPENAFLPPYYKVKEVIKIACTLRGIKWSNLEGEISKLIEYFELIDYNDKYIGSLSKGTLQKVSLIVSIISSSHLYLWDEPTQNLDPIIRKKLSDFIQESAKNGKSFLISSHILTEVEKIATRVMIIKQGELIINERIDNILKTGKTLEEIYLEVHN